The following proteins come from a genomic window of Parambassis ranga chromosome 4, fParRan2.1, whole genome shotgun sequence:
- the cilp2 gene encoding cartilage intermediate layer protein 1: MLELNEVTLLLSLLASVALGQGHVGTRSQSERRRRMALNSFTDSQTIGVTEWTSWFNIDHPGGNGDYERLEAIRFYYRERVCARPTAMEARTTDWVAAADTGEVVHSSLEKGFWCINREQPPGRICSNYHVRFQCPPVQSYWSDWSEWGPCSTTVCNDVGIQVRQRKCMSAQPTPLLLVPACQGHHSERRECSNPPCTAKWSPWGRWGRCSVTCGGGRRIRRRTCVRTSMTVQCTGRPVDIQKCGRTPCPAKCQRVCTEGHPSEDCSRCVCDNHMLQGDVHSVTGVPVAGASVALTSHPKVVSTRTDAKGQFRLTGLCSSSSASITIRKEKFVPVTVSTYSNTTGLSWLHAILRSAEKPYIVKHPEDKVRYEGGRVLMCCKATGSPAPDKYYWYHNGTLLDRKVYKYEEDLVLRDLKPEQSGEYYCKTSSPVGSIKSSPAALTVIAKGKPACNSTPETHLIRLPMDCVQSGTQSKYYNAGRCPHNKCAGSLDFDMRCRDGAGFCCGVQDMESRVIDCGSYSLPIRAVTQCSCQKCVQPTVLVRGRVVSADNDEPLRFGHIYIGKERVGTTGYQGGFTLQITPDTQRLVVSFVDPTQKFLDTPKVFIFDKKGGSIYHDVKVMRKQTPIDINAGETNSIDLGEIKGEDPIGQLVIPPNSFHKDNGEIYKGTVKASVTFIDPRNITTAAAAPGDLNFVDDEGDMLPLRTYGMFSVDFRDETNKEVLGAGAVQVLLDTQHVKMQEHIPKMKLWSLNPDTGVWEEEGDFSYSTTTTGGHGRSKREERTFLIGNMEIRERRLFNLDVPENRRCYVKVRAYMSDKFLPTEQLEGVVISLINLEPKPGYSSNPRAWGRFDSVITGPNGACLPAFCDAQRPDAYTAYVTAMLGGEELEAAPSTPKMNPNIIGVSQPYLDKINYQRSDHEDPALKKTAFKINLAKPNQNNLDETNGPIYPYQNLIACENAPVDANHFRFFRVEKDKYEYNVVPFEENDLTTWTGDYLSWWPNPQEFRACFIKVKIHGQKEVMVRSRNLGGTHRETKGKLYGIRDIRSTRDMREANTSAACVEFKCSGMLFDQAEVDRSLISVLPQGNCRRINTNNLLQEYLNKHPPLAQNNESHAFNMLAPVDPLGHNYGIYTVTDQNPRVAKEIAIGRCFDGTSDGFSREMKSDSGVALTFSCPERKINRESLFQRLQTNPGQTLSQMARDMRELEGLQVQRSSTQVVAYPSEQRGRTQNRRASSTNRRRLSMRTQRQ; the protein is encoded by the exons ATGTTGGAATTAAATGAGGTGACACTCCTGCTGTCTTTGctggcctctgtggctctggGCCAAG GGCATGTGGGGACCAGGAGCCAatcagagaggagaaggagaatgGCCCTCAACTCCTTCACGGACTCACAGACTATAG GCGTGACTGAGTGGACATCTTGGTTCAACATTGACCATCCAGGGGGGAATGGAGATTACGAGCGTCTGGAGGCGATTCGATTCTATTACAGGGAGAGGGTTTGTGCACGGCCTACAGCCATGGAGGCTCGCACTACAGACTGGGTGGCAGCGGCAGACACTGGCGAAGTGGTTCACTCTAGTCTGGAGAAAGGCTTCTGGTGCATCAACAGGGAACAGCCACCTGGTCGCATCTGTTCCAACTACCATGTCCGCTTTCAGTGTCCCCCAG TGCAGAGCTACTGGAGCGACTGGAGTGAGTGGGGTCCCTGTTCCACCACAGTTTGTAATGATGTGGGCATCCAGGTCCGCCAGAGGAAATGCATGAGCGCACAACCCACGCCTCTTCTGTTGGTACCGGCATGTCAGGGGCACCACTCTGAGAGGAGGGAGTGCTCCAACCCTCCATGTACAG CTAAGTGGAGTCCATGGGGTCGATGGGGAAGGTGTTCAGTGACCTGTGGTGGAGGCCGCAGGATTAGGAGAAGGACCTGTGTGAGGACCTCCATGACGGTGCAGTGCACAGGACGACCTGTTGATATTCAAAAGTGTGGAAGAACTCCATGCCCAG CCAAATGTCAGCGTGTCTGCACTGAAGGCCATCCCAGTGAGGACTGCAGCCgttgtgtgtgtgacaaccACATGCTGCAAGGAGATGTCCACAGTGTGACTGGCGTTCCTGTGGCAGGAGCCAGTGTGGCACTGACCAGCCACCCTAAGGTCGTCAGTACCCGTACAGATGCCAAAGGTCAGTTCAGGCTAACAggactctgctcctccagctcagCCTCAATCACCATCAGGAAGGAGAAGTTTGTCCCAGTCACCGTCTCCACCTACAGCAACACAACAGGGTTGTCCTGGTTACACGCTATCCTCCGATCAGCTG AAAAACCATACATTGTGAAGCACCCAGAGGACAAAGTGCGTTATGAGGGAGGACGGGTGTTGATGTGCTGTAAGGCAACAGGCTCTCCAGCACCTGACAAATACTACTG GTACCACAATGGGACTCTGCTGGACAGGAAGGTGTACAAGTATGAGGAAGACCTTGTACTGCGGGATCTGAAGCCAGAGCAGTCTGGCGAGTATTACTGTAAAACCAGCAGCCCAGTGGGCAGCATCAAGTCATCACCAGCTGCCCTCACTGTGATTG CAAAAGGAAAACCAGCATGCAATTCTACCCCGGAGACCCACCTCATCAGACTACCAATGGACTGTGTTCAGTCTGGGACTCAGTCCAAGTACTACAACGCTGGccgctgtcctcacaacaaATGTGCTGGTTCCCTAGACTTTGATATGCGCTGCAGAGATGGCGCTGGATTCTGCTGTGGTGTCCAAGATATGGAAAGCAGAGTCATTGACTGTGGCAGTTATAGCCTCCCTATCCGGGCTGTGACACAGTGCAGCTGTCAGAAGTGCGTGCAGCCAACTGTGCTGGTTCGTGGCAGAGTGGTCTCTGCTGACAATGATGAGCCTCTGCGTTTTGGGCACATTTACATTGGTAAAGAGAGAGTGGGCACCACAGGTTACCAGGGAGGCTTCACGTTACAAATTACTCCCGATACACAGAGATTAGTGGTCAGTTTTGTTGACCCCACTCAAAAGTTTCTTGACACTCCTAAAGTGTTCATTTTTGACAAAAAAGGTGGTTCCATCTACCACGATGTGAAGGTGATGAGAAAGCAGACACCGATTGATATCAATGCAGGAGAGACCAATTCTATTGACCTTGGAGAAATCAAAGGGGAAGACCCCATAGGGCAGTTAGTCATACCTCCAAATTCCTTCCATAAGGACAATGGAGAAATCTACAAGGGGACTGTGAAAGCCAGCGTCACATTCATTGACCCAAGAAACATCACCACGGCTGCTGCTGCCCCTGGTGACCTCAACTTTGTAGACGATGAGGGTGACATGCTCCCTTTGAGGACCTATGGCATGTTTTCTGTGGACTTCAGAGATGAGACCAACAAAGAAGTTCTTGGAGCCGGAGCAGTCCAGGTCCTCCTCGACACACAGCATGTCAAAATGCAAGAGCACATTCCCAAAATGAAACTGTGGTCTTTAAACCCAGACACAGGAGTCTGGGAAGAGGAGGGCGACTTCTCCTACAGCACAACCACTACTGGAGGCCATGGGCGGAGCAAGCGTGAGGAGCGCACATTCCTCATTGGCAACATGGAGATAAGAGAACGTAGACTTTTCAATTTAGATGTGCCTGAAAACAGACGCTGCTACGTTAAAGTCCGTGCCTACATGAGTGACAAGTTCCTACCTACTGAACAGCTAGAAGGTGTTGTAATCAGCCTGATAAACCTGGAACCCAAACCTGGTTATTCCTCTAATCCTAGAGCATGGGGACGTTTTGACAGCGTGATTACAGGACCCAACGGGGCTTGTTTGCCAGCTTTCTGTGATGCCCAGAGACCTGATGCTTATACAGCTTATGTTACAGCAATGCTAGGTGGAGAAGAACTGGAGGCAGCTCCTTCCACCCCAAAGATGAATCCAAACATTATTGGAGTGTCTCAGCCCTATCtggataaaataaactaccagcGTTCAGACCACGAGGATCCAGCTCTGAAGAAAACAGCCTTTAAAATCAACCTGGCAAAGCCTAACCAAAACAATCTTGATGAGACCAATGGACCGATATATCCCTATCAGAATTTAATAGCTTGTGAAAATGCCCCTGTTGATGCAAATCATTTCAGATTTTTCAGAGTGGAAAAGGACAAGTATGAATACAATGTTGTTCCATTTGAGGAGAATGATTTGACGACCTGGACAGGAGACTACCTCTCCTGGTGGCCTAACCCCCAGGAGTTCAGAGCATGCTTCATTAAAGTCAAGATCCATGGACAGAAGGAAGTGATGGTCAGGTCAAGAAATCTGggaggaacacacagagagacaaaaggGAAACTCTACGGCATCAGAGACATTCGTAGTACACGGGACATGCGAGAGGCCAACACATCAGCAGCCTGTGTAGAGTTCAAATGCAGCGGCATGCTGTTTGATCAAGCTGAAGTGGACAGATCTCTCATATCAGTTCTTCCACAGGGGAACTGTCGCAGGATTAACACTAACAACCTCCTACAAGAGTATCTCAATAAACATCCACCGCTCGCACAAAACAACGAGTCCCATGCATTCAACATGTTGGCACCTGTTGACCCTTTGGGACACAATTATGGCATCTACACAGTCACAGACCAGAACCCCAGGGTGGCCAAAGAGATTGCTATTGGGCGCTGCTTTGATGGCACTTCAGATGGTTTCTCCagagagatgaagtcagactctGGAGTAGCACTGACCTTCAGTTGtccagagagaaaaataaacaggGAAAGCCTTTTCCAGCGCCTGCAGACCAACCCGGGTCAGACATTGTCTCAGATGGCGAGGGACATGAGAGAGCTGGAGGGTCTGCAGGTGCAGAGGTCATCCACCCAGGTGGTGGCATATCCTTCGGAACAACGAGGCAGGACCCAGAATCGCAGAGCTAGCTCTACAAACAGGAGGAGATTGTCCATGCGCACACAGCGCCAATAA